A stretch of Vibrio maritimus DNA encodes these proteins:
- the sfsA gene encoding DNA/RNA nuclease SfsA, with amino-acid sequence MHFEPPLESGKLVQRYKRFLADITLPDNKEITIHCANTGAMTGCAEPDSTVWYSTSDNPKRKYPNSWELTETKAGHTICVNTARANTLVVEAIQKNVVKELIGYQTLRTEVKYGQESSRVDILLQDSDRADCYIEVKSVTLLDEGNTGQGYFPDAKTTRGQKHLRELTEMVQSGHRAVLFFAVLHSGIEKVSAAHHIDAKYSQLLEQARQAGVEVICYKAAFSDNEMALTSALDFIQK; translated from the coding sequence ATGCACTTCGAACCACCTTTAGAATCGGGGAAGTTAGTTCAGCGCTATAAACGCTTCCTCGCGGACATTACTTTACCTGATAACAAAGAAATCACGATTCACTGTGCCAATACAGGCGCGATGACAGGCTGTGCGGAGCCTGACTCAACCGTCTGGTACTCCACTTCAGATAACCCCAAACGAAAATACCCCAACAGTTGGGAGCTTACCGAGACCAAAGCTGGGCACACCATTTGTGTGAATACCGCCCGCGCCAACACATTAGTTGTCGAAGCAATACAAAAAAACGTTGTAAAAGAGCTAATTGGTTACCAAACTTTACGAACAGAGGTGAAATACGGTCAAGAAAGCAGCAGAGTCGATATTTTATTGCAAGATAGTGATCGCGCAGATTGCTACATCGAAGTAAAAAGTGTCACACTGCTGGATGAAGGCAATACGGGACAAGGGTATTTTCCAGATGCTAAGACCACTCGCGGTCAAAAGCACTTGAGAGAGCTCACAGAAATGGTTCAATCAGGACATCGAGCCGTATTATTTTTCGCTGTTTTGCATTCAGGGATTGAAAAAGTGTCGGCGGCACACCATATAGATGCGAAATATTCACAATTACTTGAGCAAGCAAGACAAGCTGGGGTTGAAGTGATTTGTTACAAGGCGGCTTTTTCTGACAATGAAATGGCGCTGACATCGGCGTTGGATTTCATTCAAAAGTGA
- the dksA gene encoding RNA polymerase-binding protein DksA: MPETKKKALGILAIAGVDPYQEKAGEEYMSQAQLDHFTKILSAWRNQLREEVDRTVHHMQDEAANFPDPVDRASQEEEFSLELRNRDRERRLIKKIEKTLNKIEEDDFGFCESCGIEIGIRRLEARPTADLCIDCKTLAEIKERQMQG, translated from the coding sequence ATGCCAGAAACTAAGAAAAAAGCGCTAGGCATCCTAGCCATTGCAGGTGTTGATCCATACCAAGAAAAAGCTGGTGAAGAATACATGTCACAAGCTCAGTTGGATCACTTTACAAAAATTTTGAGCGCTTGGCGCAACCAACTTAGGGAAGAAGTTGATCGAACTGTGCACCACATGCAAGACGAAGCAGCTAACTTTCCTGATCCAGTTGATAGAGCTTCTCAAGAAGAAGAATTCAGCTTAGAGCTACGCAACCGTGACCGTGAGCGTCGTTTGATCAAGAAGATTGAAAAGACGCTAAACAAGATTGAAGAAGACGATTTTGGTTTCTGTGAATCTTGTGGTATCGAAATCGGTATCCGTCGCTTAGAAGCCCGTCCTACTGCCGATTTATGTATCGACTGTAAGACACTTGCAGAAATCAAAGAAAGACAGATGCAAGGCTAA
- the mrcB gene encoding penicillin-binding protein 1B → MITRNKLAAAGKKPAPKKSVAKPATKRKTSTRRPKRKSTRGKRKVGWGKRLFSIGWKLALVGVVAMGAVLYYLDQVVKERFEGELFELPTVVYARVLNLSVGDEITVQQLRNELDVLSYRKVSQPRHPGEYSSSSSKVELIRRPFEFADGPEPDRHVMLYFNDGTLTRIQSLEKKGDLGFLRIEPKMLGMLEKQADEQRLFLRRDQFPEVMIDALIATEDRDFYQHDGVSPTAIARAFFANIRAGRTVQGGSTLTQQLAKNLFLTSERTLWRKVREVLIALILDYRYSKDRILEAYLNEVYLGQSRGEAIHGFGLASRLYFGQPLQDLRIDQLAMLVGMVKGPSYYNPIRHPERAKQRRDLVLRLMMDQGMLTGREFEMAASRDLDLQKNPQIASRQPAYFQQLKRELRSKVGDKMTSSKGVRIYTSLDPVSQDKLEKAIAKRIPQLEKTSGKGLEAAAVAVDRNTGEIRAMVGGKRTGYSGFNRALNASRPIGSLVKPAVYLTALEQPEAYDLASTLQDTPITLKGSKGNVWQPRNYDRKFRGDVPLYEALAKSLNVPTVRLGMALGIKNVSDTLVRLGVDANEIRPVPSMFLGSLSLTPYQVAQMFQTLSNSGRQAELSTLRSVVSVDGDVIYRSLPKAQQKVPQQAAWLTTFAMKKGVAEGTGRYLNSQFAWAALAGKTGTSNDTRDSWFVGVDGREVTTIWVGRDDNKSTKLTGSSGALRVYSDYLAARIPEKLVLPWPKDISMIGFAKQSDGALQLDCHNEYQLPVWDEGGQLKASCDNQPKQWIKNLFDW, encoded by the coding sequence ATGATAACAAGAAATAAGTTAGCAGCAGCGGGAAAGAAACCAGCGCCTAAAAAGAGCGTGGCTAAGCCAGCGACCAAACGCAAAACGAGCACACGACGTCCCAAGCGCAAATCGACGCGTGGCAAACGTAAGGTCGGCTGGGGTAAGCGCCTGTTCTCTATCGGCTGGAAGCTCGCGTTAGTCGGTGTCGTCGCTATGGGGGCGGTGCTTTACTATCTGGACCAAGTGGTGAAGGAGCGCTTCGAGGGTGAGCTGTTCGAGCTGCCAACGGTAGTCTATGCCCGAGTGCTCAATCTATCGGTGGGTGATGAGATCACAGTCCAACAACTGCGTAATGAGTTGGACGTCCTCAGTTATCGAAAAGTGTCTCAGCCGCGTCATCCCGGAGAGTATTCGTCGTCTTCCAGTAAAGTCGAACTCATTCGTCGCCCCTTTGAGTTTGCTGATGGCCCTGAGCCTGATCGCCATGTCATGCTTTACTTCAATGATGGCACGCTGACGCGCATCCAATCACTAGAGAAAAAGGGTGATCTTGGCTTTCTGCGTATCGAACCTAAGATGCTGGGTATGCTCGAGAAACAAGCGGATGAGCAGCGACTTTTCTTGAGACGAGATCAGTTTCCTGAGGTCATGATCGATGCATTAATTGCCACCGAAGATAGAGACTTTTATCAGCACGATGGTGTTTCACCGACGGCAATCGCCCGTGCTTTCTTCGCCAATATTCGTGCAGGCAGAACCGTTCAAGGTGGCAGTACGCTAACCCAGCAGTTAGCCAAGAACTTATTTTTGACCAGTGAGCGTACATTGTGGCGTAAGGTCCGTGAGGTGCTGATTGCGCTGATTTTGGACTACCGCTACAGCAAAGACCGGATCTTAGAAGCCTATCTCAATGAGGTGTACCTTGGTCAAAGCCGCGGTGAAGCGATTCATGGCTTTGGTCTCGCCTCGCGTCTCTATTTTGGTCAGCCATTGCAAGACTTACGTATTGACCAGCTTGCTATGCTGGTGGGTATGGTAAAAGGGCCATCTTATTACAACCCAATTCGTCACCCAGAGCGTGCCAAACAGCGTCGTGACCTCGTGCTACGACTGATGATGGACCAAGGCATGCTTACGGGGCGTGAGTTTGAAATGGCTGCCTCGCGCGATCTTGATTTGCAAAAGAACCCACAAATTGCCAGTCGTCAGCCTGCGTACTTCCAACAGCTAAAGCGTGAACTGCGCAGTAAAGTGGGTGACAAGATGACGTCGTCGAAAGGCGTTCGTATTTACACGTCACTTGATCCCGTATCGCAAGACAAACTTGAAAAAGCCATCGCTAAACGTATCCCGCAGCTTGAAAAGACATCGGGCAAAGGGCTCGAAGCGGCGGCGGTTGCGGTTGACCGTAACACCGGTGAAATCCGCGCTATGGTGGGTGGTAAACGTACGGGTTACAGCGGATTTAACCGAGCGCTTAATGCCAGCAGGCCGATTGGTTCCCTAGTCAAACCCGCTGTTTATCTCACAGCTCTAGAGCAGCCGGAGGCCTATGATCTCGCGAGTACCCTTCAGGACACGCCAATCACCCTAAAAGGAAGTAAAGGCAACGTTTGGCAGCCAAGAAACTACGACCGTAAGTTCCGAGGCGATGTACCGCTTTACGAAGCGTTAGCAAAATCACTCAACGTGCCGACGGTGCGCTTAGGTATGGCTCTAGGCATCAAAAATGTATCGGACACCCTTGTTCGCTTGGGTGTCGATGCGAATGAAATTCGCCCTGTTCCTTCAATGTTCTTAGGGTCCCTATCGCTGACGCCTTACCAAGTAGCGCAGATGTTCCAAACGCTGTCTAACTCGGGTCGACAGGCTGAGCTATCCACCTTACGTTCTGTCGTTTCGGTTGACGGTGATGTCATTTATCGATCGCTACCAAAAGCGCAACAGAAGGTGCCCCAGCAAGCGGCTTGGCTGACTACTTTTGCCATGAAAAAAGGGGTTGCAGAAGGGACTGGCCGCTACCTTAATAGCCAGTTTGCATGGGCTGCCCTTGCGGGTAAAACGGGCACCAGTAATGACACTCGTGATAGCTGGTTTGTGGGTGTCGATGGACGTGAAGTGACGACGATCTGGGTTGGGCGCGATGATAATAAGTCGACCAAGCTTACCGGTTCGAGTGGCGCACTACGGGTGTACTCCGATTATCTTGCTGCGCGTATTCCAGAAAAGCTGGTGCTGCCTTGGCCCAAGGATATCAGCATGATCGGCTTCGCTAAGCAGAGTGATGGGGCTTTGCAGCTCGATTGTCACAATGAATACCAATTGCCTGTATGGGATGAAGGCGGACAGCTCAAAGCCTCTTGTGATAATCAGCCCAAACAGTGGATCAAAAATCTATTTGATTGGTAA
- the hrpB gene encoding ATP-dependent helicase HrpB yields the protein MSQLPIEHVLPELFEAIRTSDQIILKAATGAGKSTHFPLKLVLSGIISGKVVMLEPRRIAARNIAMYVAAQLGEPVGKQVGYRVRGESKVSASTKLEVVTEGILTRMLQDDPELTGIDMIIFDEFHERSLHADTALAFALESQEALREDLKIVVMSATLDPDDLVRVLPTAQFIQSEGRSYPVDIDYQPMSQNDYLPDFMAKQVERLLIRESGSLLAFLPGVGAIKRVQELLQKANLDATVCPLYGQLDFATQQAAIQPAKAGERKVVLATNIAETSLTIEGIRLVVDSGLENQAWFDLKTGISKLEQGRIAQSSAIQRAGRAGRTEPGLCVRLYSESQFQAQPEQSTPEILRSDLASLQLELIRWGCHEASELAWIDEPKFTHLEQAKSLLIALKLIDETGKATALGNEAYQLGVEPRMASMLLQANLIDEQALKSAVALCALIEEPERNEVDLRQSLHRWQQARHPRNNALKQRAKTLSSRFSCRFNVNEVDESLLGVVAALAFPDRIALARKQSGLYVLANGHGASVDQQHRLSDEAMLVVVDLMRTGQGSSAIFKAAPITFEQINTLLPEMVDEATLVEWDDNKGRVVASEQRRIGSLVVESRETTVPEDADISQALLSYVRRRGLSVLSWTDKAEELTQRVQCAALWLENDKWPAMSSKDLLANLDEWLLPFMHGVTNAKQLKKVDVVAALEALLGWEKAKQLDEWLPTHLTVASGNRKKIRYQVGEAPTLSVKLQEMFGEKVSPTIAKGTQPIVLELLSPAQRPLQITRDLAAFWQGAYKQVQKEMKGRYPKHPWPDDPMNHQATSKTKRQLDS from the coding sequence TTGTCACAATTGCCCATCGAACACGTGTTGCCAGAGCTCTTTGAAGCTATTCGCACATCGGATCAAATCATCTTAAAAGCGGCCACAGGTGCGGGTAAGTCGACACACTTTCCCCTCAAGTTGGTTCTGTCGGGTATTATCTCGGGTAAGGTCGTTATGCTTGAGCCTCGTCGGATAGCGGCGCGAAACATCGCAATGTATGTCGCAGCCCAACTGGGAGAGCCCGTCGGTAAGCAGGTGGGTTATCGAGTCCGTGGTGAGTCTAAAGTGAGTGCAAGCACCAAGCTTGAAGTGGTCACCGAAGGTATATTGACGCGAATGCTGCAAGATGATCCTGAGCTGACGGGCATCGATATGATCATTTTTGATGAGTTTCATGAGCGCAGTTTACATGCTGATACCGCGTTAGCCTTTGCTCTAGAGAGCCAAGAAGCACTGCGAGAAGATCTTAAGATCGTCGTAATGTCAGCAACGCTGGATCCAGATGACCTAGTTCGGGTGTTACCAACCGCTCAGTTTATTCAATCAGAGGGACGCTCGTATCCGGTCGACATAGATTATCAGCCCATGTCTCAAAATGATTATCTGCCCGACTTTATGGCCAAGCAGGTAGAGCGGCTACTCATTCGTGAGTCCGGCTCCCTGCTGGCGTTTCTTCCTGGAGTCGGGGCAATAAAACGTGTACAAGAACTGCTGCAAAAGGCCAACCTAGATGCCACAGTTTGCCCACTCTACGGTCAGTTAGACTTTGCAACGCAGCAGGCTGCGATACAGCCAGCCAAGGCAGGAGAGCGCAAAGTCGTACTCGCGACCAATATCGCCGAGACCTCGTTGACCATTGAAGGTATCCGCCTTGTGGTGGACTCTGGTTTAGAAAATCAGGCTTGGTTCGATTTAAAGACCGGAATATCAAAGCTCGAGCAAGGACGTATCGCACAATCGTCCGCTATTCAGCGAGCGGGTCGTGCGGGAAGGACTGAGCCAGGTTTGTGTGTCCGTCTTTACAGTGAGAGCCAGTTTCAGGCACAGCCTGAACAGAGCACGCCAGAGATATTGCGAAGTGATCTCGCTTCGCTTCAGCTCGAATTGATCCGCTGGGGTTGTCATGAGGCAAGTGAGCTCGCGTGGATCGATGAACCTAAATTTACTCATCTTGAGCAAGCAAAGTCGCTACTGATTGCGCTAAAGCTTATCGATGAAACGGGGAAAGCCACAGCGCTTGGCAATGAAGCCTATCAGTTAGGCGTTGAGCCTCGAATGGCAAGTATGCTGCTACAAGCGAACCTCATTGATGAGCAAGCCTTGAAGAGTGCGGTTGCATTATGCGCTTTGATTGAAGAGCCAGAGCGTAATGAAGTCGACCTTCGCCAATCTTTGCACCGCTGGCAACAAGCGAGACACCCACGAAACAACGCTCTGAAACAGCGAGCGAAAACCTTATCATCACGCTTTTCTTGTCGCTTTAATGTTAATGAAGTTGACGAATCTTTACTTGGCGTTGTCGCAGCGTTGGCATTCCCAGATAGAATAGCCTTAGCTCGCAAGCAGTCAGGCCTCTACGTGCTTGCCAATGGTCATGGTGCTTCTGTGGATCAACAGCATCGCTTGTCGGATGAGGCCATGCTAGTGGTAGTGGACTTGATGAGAACAGGGCAGGGCAGTAGCGCCATCTTCAAAGCGGCTCCGATCACTTTTGAGCAGATCAATACTCTGTTGCCTGAGATGGTCGATGAGGCAACCCTAGTGGAGTGGGACGATAACAAAGGACGCGTTGTCGCCAGTGAGCAGCGACGCATTGGGTCTCTCGTGGTGGAAAGTAGAGAAACCACAGTTCCTGAAGATGCGGATATTTCACAGGCATTGCTCAGTTACGTTCGGCGTAGAGGATTAAGTGTGTTGAGTTGGACTGACAAAGCCGAGGAGCTAACTCAACGTGTGCAATGTGCCGCACTATGGCTAGAGAATGACAAATGGCCAGCCATGTCTTCAAAAGATTTGTTGGCGAATCTGGATGAATGGTTGCTGCCATTTATGCATGGCGTAACCAATGCCAAGCAGCTAAAAAAAGTGGATGTTGTCGCCGCCTTAGAAGCCTTACTCGGCTGGGAGAAAGCGAAGCAACTCGATGAATGGTTACCGACACATCTAACCGTGGCGTCCGGAAATCGTAAGAAGATCCGCTATCAGGTTGGTGAGGCGCCAACGTTGTCCGTGAAGCTTCAAGAGATGTTTGGTGAAAAAGTGTCACCAACGATAGCAAAAGGGACGCAACCCATTGTATTGGAGCTGCTTTCTCCAGCACAAAGACCACTGCAAATTACTCGAGATCTTGCCGCGTTTTGGCAAGGTGCTTATAAGCAAGTACAGAAAGAAATGAAGGGGCGCTATCCCAAGCACCCATGGCCAGATGACCCAATGAATCATCAAGCCACCAGTAAAACCAAAAGACAATTAGATTCATGA
- the acnB gene encoding bifunctional aconitate hydratase 2/2-methylisocitrate dehydratase has product MLEAYRKHVEERAAEGVVPRPLDAEQVAGLVELLKNPPQGEEEFILDLLENRIPPGVDEAAYVKAGFLTAITKGEVESPLVSREKAAELLGTMQGGYNIESLVSLLDDAELAPIAVKALSHTLLMFDAFYDVEEKAKAGNAYAKQVLTSWAEAEWFLSKPELQEKITLTVFKVTGETNTDDLSPAPDAWSRPDIPVHALAMLKNARDGIDPDQPGSIGPIKQIEALKEKGHQLVYVGDVVGTGSSRKSATNSVLWFMGDDIPNVPNKRAGGYVLGGKIAPIFFNTMEDAGALPIEVDVTKLNMGDVIDVYPYEGKVCDHATGETLAEFGLKTDVLIDEVRAGGRIPLIIGRGLTDKARQSLGLAPSEVFRLPVAAEDTGKGYTLAQKMVGKACGVEGIRPGTYCEPKMTTVGSQDTTGPMTRDELKDLACLGFSADLVMQSFCHTSAYPKPVDVNTHHTLPDFIMNRAGVSLRPGDGVIHSWLNRMLLPDTVGTGGDSHTRFPLGISFPAGSGLVAFAAATGVMPLDMPESILVRFKGEMQPGITLRDLVHAIPYYGIKQGLLTVEKAGKINEFSGRILEIEGVEHLTVEQAFELSDASAERSAAGCTVKLSQDSISEYLSSNITMLKWMIAEGYGDRRTIERRITGMEEWLANPELMTADGDAEYAHVIEIDLADVTEPILCAPNDPDDARLLSEVQGTEISEVFIGSCMTNIGHFRAAGKLLEKYNGQLDTRLWVAPPTKMDRDQLTAEGYYGIFGRAGVRIETPGCSLCMGNQARVADEATVMSTSTRNFPNRLGTGANVYLASAELSSVGAILGKIPTKEEYLEYMKQIDPTAADTYRYLNFHRMAEYTEKADTVIFQEPA; this is encoded by the coding sequence GTGCTTGAAGCCTACCGTAAACACGTCGAAGAGCGTGCTGCCGAAGGAGTTGTTCCTAGACCCTTAGACGCTGAACAAGTTGCAGGACTTGTTGAATTACTAAAGAACCCGCCTCAAGGTGAAGAAGAGTTTATCCTCGACCTCCTAGAGAATCGTATCCCACCAGGTGTTGATGAAGCTGCTTACGTTAAAGCCGGCTTTCTGACGGCCATTACCAAAGGTGAAGTGGAATCACCTCTCGTGAGCCGTGAAAAAGCAGCTGAACTGCTGGGTACAATGCAAGGCGGTTACAATATCGAATCTCTCGTGTCATTGCTTGATGATGCAGAGCTCGCCCCTATCGCGGTTAAAGCCCTATCACACACGCTACTGATGTTCGATGCCTTCTACGATGTCGAAGAGAAAGCAAAAGCTGGCAATGCTTATGCGAAGCAGGTGCTTACGTCTTGGGCTGAAGCGGAATGGTTCCTATCGAAACCTGAGCTTCAAGAAAAGATCACGCTCACTGTCTTCAAGGTAACGGGTGAGACAAACACCGATGACCTATCCCCAGCACCAGATGCATGGTCGCGCCCAGATATCCCTGTGCACGCGCTAGCGATGCTTAAGAACGCTCGCGATGGCATTGACCCGGATCAACCAGGCTCAATTGGTCCAATCAAACAGATCGAAGCGCTGAAAGAGAAAGGTCACCAGCTAGTTTATGTCGGTGACGTTGTGGGTACCGGCTCATCTCGTAAATCAGCGACCAACTCTGTGCTTTGGTTTATGGGTGATGATATCCCTAACGTACCAAACAAACGCGCTGGCGGTTACGTACTTGGCGGTAAGATTGCACCTATCTTCTTCAACACAATGGAAGACGCAGGGGCGCTACCTATCGAAGTTGACGTGACTAAACTTAATATGGGTGATGTGATTGATGTTTACCCATACGAAGGCAAAGTTTGCGACCACGCTACGGGTGAAACGCTGGCTGAATTTGGTCTAAAAACAGACGTATTGATTGATGAAGTCCGTGCTGGTGGTCGTATTCCGCTTATCATCGGCCGCGGTCTAACAGACAAAGCGCGTCAATCTCTAGGCCTTGCTCCTTCTGAGGTGTTCCGTCTTCCTGTGGCTGCTGAAGATACAGGTAAAGGCTATACGCTTGCTCAGAAGATGGTGGGTAAAGCATGTGGCGTTGAAGGCATTCGTCCGGGCACATACTGTGAGCCTAAGATGACAACGGTTGGCTCTCAAGATACAACCGGCCCAATGACGCGAGACGAGCTAAAAGACCTAGCGTGTCTTGGCTTCTCAGCTGACCTTGTGATGCAGTCATTCTGTCACACGTCTGCGTATCCAAAACCGGTTGATGTGAACACGCACCATACGTTGCCTGATTTCATTATGAACCGTGCTGGTGTATCACTTCGTCCAGGTGATGGTGTTATCCACTCATGGCTAAACCGCATGCTACTGCCAGATACAGTAGGTACAGGTGGTGACTCTCATACGCGTTTCCCTCTAGGTATCTCTTTCCCTGCAGGCTCTGGCCTAGTTGCGTTTGCCGCAGCGACAGGCGTTATGCCACTGGATATGCCTGAGTCTATCTTGGTTCGCTTTAAAGGTGAGATGCAGCCGGGTATCACGCTACGTGACCTTGTTCATGCCATCCCTTACTACGGCATCAAGCAAGGCCTGTTGACGGTTGAAAAAGCAGGTAAGATCAACGAGTTCTCTGGCCGTATTCTAGAGATTGAAGGTGTTGAGCACCTAACGGTTGAGCAAGCATTTGAGCTTTCTGACGCATCTGCTGAACGAAGTGCCGCGGGTTGTACCGTTAAGCTATCTCAAGACTCTATTTCTGAGTACCTGAGCTCGAACATTACTATGCTTAAGTGGATGATTGCTGAAGGCTACGGCGACCGCCGTACAATTGAGCGTCGTATCACTGGCATGGAAGAGTGGCTAGCAAACCCTGAGCTAATGACAGCTGACGGTGACGCAGAATACGCTCACGTGATTGAAATCGACTTGGCTGACGTAACAGAACCAATTTTGTGTGCGCCAAACGACCCAGATGATGCTCGTCTGCTATCTGAAGTTCAAGGTACTGAAATTAGTGAAGTATTCATTGGTTCATGTATGACGAACATTGGTCACTTCCGTGCCGCCGGTAAGCTTCTAGAGAAGTACAACGGTCAGCTTGATACGCGCCTATGGGTTGCGCCACCAACGAAGATGGACCGTGACCAGCTTACTGCAGAAGGTTACTACGGTATCTTTGGCCGTGCGGGTGTTCGTATTGAAACTCCGGGCTGTTCACTGTGTATGGGTAACCAGGCTCGCGTAGCGGATGAAGCGACGGTAATGTCGACTTCGACACGTAACTTCCCGAACCGTTTGGGTACTGGTGCGAATGTCTATCTAGCGTCGGCTGAGCTTTCTTCAGTGGGTGCGATTCTTGGTAAGATCCCAACTAAGGAAGAATACCTAGAGTACATGAAGCAGATTGACCCGACGGCAGCGGATACCTACCGTTACCTAAACTTCCACCGTATGGCTGAGTACACGGAAAAAGCAGATACTGTGATTTTCCAAGAGCCTGCGTAA
- a CDS encoding patatin-like phospholipase family protein, protein MNVKRLTHWLVAVVAFSCSGMVAAQDSTESALNSQDRPKIGVVLAGGGAKGAAHIGVLKALEEMQIPVDILTGTSMGAYVGGLYATGMSAEEIESFIYTVDWNNGYRDRVSRSQRRVRDKEAEDRYQIRTDLGLHFGSIEAPKGVVQGQNMLRILRKTTGNLPAFESFDELAIPYRSVATDILKLEPVVLGDGYLVDAMMASMSVPGALPPYELGDYLLVDGGVTNNMPVELAKEMGADIIIAVDISSDYKTREDFSSFFTVGEQLSNYLVRRSTEEQMQALEEGDIYLHPTVGQIATTDFSSMPDAYELGYQAAYQNEQQLRALSVNGANYQRYIDDKQAARRELVYGDENVVDKIVINNQSHYSDELITTRLGLAAGEQLETDEIEQRIEELYALDRFELITYQYKEVEGETNLIVNVKEKSWGPNYMDFRFYLEEDFNANSFYSIGVSTNFTDLNDRGAELRVNADFGTDKRVEAELYSPFMLNQDFFWLAGVKYNSDKRSVLCQVNETEEECVTPALEGSADFIPVTYREWQGEVAAGYQPTLWQEFKVGARFTKGESFVSPLPSAGKFDFDRRGLFVNYRLDTLDDFSLPTKGWYVDLEYLHSRDSGEQNINAGISEFSDHAQEISIQTKYAHTTGRNTFVGSFDAGMIETENDSLPVSPRELGGFLNMSGIPRNSLIGQNKVFGSVVYRYRWFDNDFGMFQSPVYLGASAEYGGVWDGDRNLSNAPLYLAGSLFAGIDSPVGPIMLSYGQVETGLRSFYLIIGAAY, encoded by the coding sequence ATGAATGTGAAACGCCTAACTCATTGGCTGGTAGCCGTCGTGGCCTTTTCTTGCAGTGGAATGGTCGCAGCTCAAGACTCAACAGAGTCTGCATTGAACTCTCAGGATAGACCTAAGATAGGTGTCGTGCTCGCTGGCGGTGGTGCCAAAGGCGCGGCGCATATTGGCGTCTTAAAAGCGCTTGAAGAGATGCAAATCCCCGTCGATATCCTCACGGGTACCAGCATGGGTGCTTATGTAGGCGGACTCTACGCCACAGGGATGAGTGCTGAAGAGATCGAGAGCTTTATTTACACTGTCGATTGGAACAATGGCTATCGAGATCGAGTGAGTCGAAGCCAGCGTCGGGTTCGCGATAAAGAAGCGGAAGACCGATACCAAATCCGCACCGATTTAGGGTTACACTTTGGCTCTATCGAAGCACCGAAAGGCGTGGTGCAAGGCCAAAATATGCTGCGTATCTTGCGTAAGACCACCGGCAACCTTCCTGCATTTGAATCCTTTGATGAGCTGGCTATTCCTTACCGCTCCGTCGCGACGGATATTCTAAAACTAGAGCCTGTTGTGTTGGGCGACGGTTACCTTGTCGATGCAATGATGGCGAGTATGTCCGTCCCTGGCGCGTTACCACCCTATGAACTTGGTGATTATCTCTTGGTCGATGGCGGCGTGACCAATAACATGCCGGTCGAACTCGCTAAAGAGATGGGCGCCGATATTATCATTGCCGTCGATATCAGCAGTGACTACAAAACGCGAGAAGACTTCAGCAGCTTCTTTACCGTAGGTGAGCAGCTATCGAACTATTTAGTGCGTCGAAGTACTGAAGAGCAGATGCAGGCTCTGGAAGAGGGAGATATCTATTTACACCCAACGGTGGGTCAGATTGCCACAACGGACTTCTCTTCAATGCCAGACGCTTATGAGCTGGGTTATCAGGCAGCTTATCAAAACGAACAGCAACTCAGAGCTTTGTCTGTCAATGGTGCTAACTATCAACGTTATATTGATGACAAGCAGGCGGCACGAAGAGAGCTGGTTTATGGTGACGAGAACGTCGTTGACAAGATAGTGATAAATAACCAAAGCCATTATAGCGACGAGCTCATTACTACTCGTTTAGGGCTTGCCGCTGGCGAGCAGTTGGAAACCGACGAAATTGAACAACGAATCGAAGAACTCTATGCGCTGGATCGTTTTGAACTCATTACATATCAGTACAAAGAGGTGGAAGGGGAAACCAACCTAATCGTCAACGTCAAAGAGAAGTCTTGGGGACCAAACTACATGGACTTCCGTTTCTACCTAGAAGAGGACTTTAACGCCAACAGCTTTTACTCTATCGGTGTCTCTACCAACTTTACCGACCTGAATGATCGTGGCGCAGAGTTGCGCGTCAATGCCGACTTCGGCACCGATAAACGCGTTGAAGCAGAGCTCTATTCGCCGTTTATGCTCAATCAAGATTTCTTTTGGTTAGCAGGCGTTAAGTACAACAGTGATAAGCGAAGCGTGCTTTGTCAGGTGAATGAAACGGAAGAGGAGTGCGTGACCCCGGCGCTAGAAGGCAGTGCAGATTTCATTCCTGTTACTTATCGAGAGTGGCAAGGAGAGGTAGCCGCCGGCTATCAACCTACTTTGTGGCAAGAGTTTAAGGTTGGTGCGCGGTTCACTAAAGGGGAGTCTTTTGTTTCTCCATTGCCATCGGCTGGCAAGTTTGATTTTGACCGTCGTGGCTTATTTGTAAACTACCGCCTTGATACGCTTGATGACTTTAGTTTGCCGACAAAAGGTTGGTATGTAGATCTTGAGTATCTGCACTCTCGCGATAGTGGCGAACAAAACATAAATGCTGGAATATCAGAGTTTTCAGACCACGCTCAAGAAATTAGCATCCAAACGAAATATGCTCATACCACAGGGCGTAATACCTTTGTTGGCTCGTTTGACGCGGGTATGATTGAAACGGAGAATGACTCGTTACCGGTGAGTCCCCGAGAGTTAGGCGGCTTCTTGAACATGTCGGGTATTCCTCGAAACAGCTTGATTGGTCAAAACAAAGTGTTCGGCAGTGTCGTCTATCGATATCGTTGGTTCGATAACGACTTTGGTATGTTCCAATCACCGGTATATTTAGGTGCATCAGCGGAATATGGCGGGGTGTGGGATGGCGATAGAAACCTATCTAACGCGCCATTGTACTTGGCTGGTTCACTGTTTGCAGGGATTGACTCACCTGTTGGTCCAATCATGCTCTCTTATGGACAGGTTGAGACAGGACTGCGCTCTTTCTACTTGATTATTGGTGCTGCTTACTAA